One window of the Eucalyptus grandis isolate ANBG69807.140 chromosome 8, ASM1654582v1, whole genome shotgun sequence genome contains the following:
- the LOC104422709 gene encoding sulfite oxidase, whose product MPGLRAPSEYSQEPPRHPSLVINSKEPFNAEPLRTALVSSYVTPVDLFYKRNHGPIPLVDDLDSYYVTIHGLIESPKKISMRDLWALPKYNVTATLQCAGNRRTAMSKVRKVRGVGWDISALGNAVWGGAKLADVLELVGVPKLTSVTRSGGKHVEFVSVDRCKEENGGPYKASIPLSQATNPDADVLLAYEMNGETLNRDHGYPLRVVVPGVIGARSVKWLDSINVISEECQGFFMQKDYKMFPPTVNWDNIDWSTRKPQMDFPVQCAICSLEDVNAIQPGKVKVSGYATSGGGRGIERVDISIDGGKNWVEASRYQKDGIPYDSSDICSDKWAWVLFEATVDIPHDTEIVAKAVDTAANVQPENVETIWNLRGILNTSWHRVQVRVGHSKM is encoded by the exons atgCCAGGGCTGAGAGCACCGTCGGAGTACTCGCAGGAGCCTCCTCGACACCCCTCCCTCGTCATCAActccaag GAGCCTTTCAATGCCGAGCCACTCCGCACAGCGCTAGTTTCGTCTTACGTGACTCCGGTGGATCTGTTCTATAAGAGAAATCACGGACCCATTCCTCTAGTTGATGACCTTGATAG CTATTATGTTACAATCCATGGGCTGATTGAAAGTCCCAAGAAGATATCAATGAGAGATTTATG GGCTCTTCCGAAATACAATGTTACTGCTACTTTACAG TGTGCAGGCAATAGGAGGACAGCAATGAGCAAGGTCAGAAAAGTGAGGGGTGTTGGCTGGGATATCTCTGCCTTAGGAAATG CTGTGTGGGGTGGTGCCAAGTTAGCTGATGTTCTTGAGCTTGTTGGAGTACCTAAGTTGACAAGTGTGACTAGATCAGGTGGAAAACATGTTGAATTTGTAAGCGTTGACAGATGTAAG GAGGAGAATGGAGGTCCCTACAAAGCATCAATCCCATTAAGCCAGGCTACTAACCCTGATGCTGATGTTTTACTTGCTTATGAGATGAATGGTGAG ACTCTTAACAGGGATCATGGTTACCCATTGCGGGTGGTTGTCCCGGGTGTTATAGGTGCCCGCTCTGTTAAATGGCTAGACTCCATCAACGTAATTTCTGAAGAGTGCCAG GGCTTTTTCATGCAAAAGGATTATAAGATGTTTCCACCTACAGTAAATTGGGATAATATTGATTGGTCAACAAGGAAGCCTCAGATGGATTTCCCTGTTCAG TGTGCAATATGCTCCTTGGAGGATGTGAATGCAATTCAACCTGGAAAG GTAAAGGTTAGTGGATATGCAACATCAGGAGGTGGCCGCGGAATTGAGAGAGTTGACATCTCCATCGATGGTGGCAAGAATTGGGTGGAGGCTTCTAGATATCAAAAGGATGGCATTCCCTACGATTCTAGTGATATTTGCAGTGACAAGTGGGCATGGGTGCTTTTTGAAGCTACAGTTGATATTCCTCACGATACTGAGATTGTTGCAAAAGCG GTTGACACTGCAGCTAATGTCCAGCCAGAAAACGTGGAGACCATATGGAACTTGAGAGGGATACTAAACACTTCCTGGCATCGTGTTCAGGTACGGGTTGGTCACTCGAAGATGTAG
- the LOC104423938 gene encoding probable disease resistance protein At1g58390 gives MAASNTITYTWAAEAAAEIVSQKLEMLLSHPVCLRCSLTEPLAKEAREKLAMIQEFFSTRDSLSPSTMRWLGRLLQAMYDAEEFIDKFHLREARGRHKALHIATRPPTALISRCKLRRDLSNLVNKMRELCQDQCFTGKEAKGKTRKASSASVPGKDEKQERLTSLWDWQASINSLWREKKEEIKERIGEGPKSGNLGWTLIRGEPGAGKTSVARWVYREAMYLGFKWRAWVHLSPSMDMQEFLFEVLKQIRKLARELKDMNLQEMTEIHPHDLAKWKKFLIVLDGVHTSNVQLLGGLARILRHGQGHIIITTQDDLIANTMGGFEKPIEPKKLNQKESREMLSLKLRGVPDVQKLSNEEEAILETCQGSLLRISLILGFLPHAGKQERAALAKDGSKMSLLDLLKLSYQKLPAPLKPCFIYMVLFPRATPIRTRKLVRLWLAEGLLDMHCCGGEWKTTRAPEDVGETFILELAERNMIDVASWRADGSPKTCHMLNSLYDVIHPIAMDTGFLYVHDARKSKDENDRYPTGQQQELLAQPRETKVRWLAEHTNIVRDSRSGSYPDLNLRYVRSFLSFFMRRGMLTKDISTFLRKMTSKTAYRLLRVLDLEGVYKPSLHGVLHKLVLLKYLGLRSTALPSIPRAVADLQYLETLDIKDTYITSLPNSFWMARNLRHLHLNWFYINLKTIFKARSNNVMALSRLQTLSGLVMGEVKENSVQMESLTKLKLFLHQLDRDTSGSAGKAVADWISSRLPNLRSLTFGVTKKAQPAKEAKKKTSQIGLLPELALAGHRELFALYLLGQLKEPNWKQLLPVSLQVLTLSGSKLEADMMAELGGLLKHLRTFRLLGNSFLGTSLKFARDGFPSLLILKIWKLPCLREVIVEQGAMPHLRLLELRHLKSLTTVEDIEECKELENIDVTSESDTLVKELRGKIGVKTNLNFEEDIERSEDGDDSDDDNKATAPS, from the exons ATGGCTGCTTCCAACACGATAACATACACGTGGGCTGCTGAAGCCGCCGCCGAGATCGTGTCCCAGAAATTAGAGATGTTGCTCTCTCACCCGGTGTGCCTAAGGTGCTCATTGACAGAACCGCTCGCGAAGGAGGCCAGGGAGAAGCTGGCCATGATCCAAGAGTTCTTTTCCACGCGAGACAGCTTGTCCCCGAGCACCATGAGGTGGTTGGGGCGGCTCCTCCAAGCCATGTACGACGCCGAGGAATTCATCGACAAATTCCACCTCAGAGAGGCCCGCGGAAGGCACAAGGCCCTGCACATTGCCACGAGGCCGCCCACCGCGCTCATCTCCAGGTGCAAGCTGCGGAGGGACCTGTCCAATCTGGTGAATAAGATGCGGGAGTTGTGTCAAGATCAGTGCTTCACAGGCAAGGAGGCCAAGGGCAAGACGAGGAAGGCCTCCTCTGCTAGTGTTCCTGGGAAAGACGAGAAACAGGAAAGGCTGACTAGTTTATGGGATTGGCAAGCGTCGATTAACTCCTTATGGCgggagaaaaaggaggaaataaagGAGAGGATTGGGGAGGGACCGAAATCGGGGAATCTCGGTTGGACTTTAATTAGGGGTGAGCCAGGTGCCGGCAAGACGTCCGTCGCGAGATGGGTCTACAGGGAAGCGATGTACCTGGGCTTCAAGTGGCGTGCTTGGGTCCACCTCTCGCCCAGCATGGACATGCAGGAGTTCTTGTTCGAGGTACTGAAGCAAATTAGGAAGCTGGCGAGGGAGCTGAAGGACATGAACTTGCAGGAGATGACGGAAATCCACCCCCATGACTTGGCCAAGTGGAAGAAGTTCCTCATCGTGTTGGATGGCGTGCACACGTCCAACGTGCAACTCTTGGGAGGGTTAGCGAGAATCCTGCGTCATGGGCAGGGCCACATAATCATCACGACTCAAGACGACCTCATAGCCAATACCATGGGCGGTTTCGAAAAGCCGATCGAGCcgaaaaaattgaaccaaaaagaaagCCGGGAAATGCTCTCCCTGAAGTTGCGTGGAGTGCCCGACGTTCAGAAGCTCTCGAATGAGGAGGAGGCTATCCTAGAAACGTGTCAGGGCTCGCTGCTCCGTATATCCTTAATTCTCGGATTTCTGCCACATGCTGGAAAGCAGGAACGCGCGGCGTTGGCGAAAGATGGTTCTAAGATGTCATTATTAGATCTCCTGAAGTTGAGTTACCAGAAATTGCCGGCCCCTCTGAAACCGTGTTTCATCTACATGGTTTTGTTCCCCCGAGCAACCCCGATTCGAACGAGAAAGCTAGTGCGGCTGTGGTTGGCCGAGGGCTTATTGGATATGCATTGTTGTGGCGGAGAATGGAAAACGACAAGGGCGCCTGAGGATGTGGGAGAGACTTTCATTCTGGAGCTCGCGGAAAGGAACATGATCGATGTGGCGAGCTGGAGGGCAGATGGATCCCCCAAAACTTGCCACATGCTCAACTCTCTGTATGACGTGATCCACCCGATCGCGATGGACACAGGGTTCCTCTACGTGCATGACGCTAGGAAGTCGAAAGACGAGAACGACCGCTACCCAACTGGCCAGCAACAAGAGCTCCTGGCACAACCACGAGAAACCAAGGTCCGGTGGCTTGCAGAGCACACAAACATAGTCAGAGACAGCCGCAGCGGCAGCTACCCTGATTTGAACCTCCGCTACGTCCGCTCGTTTCTGTCGTTCTTCATGAGGAGAGGCATGCTCACCAAGGATATCAGCACGTTCCTTAGGAAGATGACTTCCAAGACTGCCTATAGATTGCTGAGGGTACTTGACTTGGAAGGTGTGTATAAGCCATCCTTGCATGGTGTGCTCCATAAGCTGGTGCTCTTAAAGTACCTAGGTTTGAGATCCACGGCGTTGCCCTCAATCCCAAGAGCAGTTGCGGATCTGCAATACCTTGAGACTCTTGACATAAAGGACACCTACATCACTTCCCTGCCGAATTCCTTCTGGATGGCAAGGAACTTGAGGCACCTGCATCTAAACTGGTTCTACATCAACCTGAAGACCATCTTCAAGGCTCGCAGCAACAATGTCATGGCCTTGAGTAGACTCCAAACCTTAAGCGGGCTGGTTATGGGTGAAGTCAAGGAGAACTCCGTCCAGATGGAGAGCTTGACCAAGCTGAAGCTTTTCTTGCACCAATTGGATAGGGATACCTCAGGCTCTGCTGGAAAAGCAGTGGCCGATTGGATTAGCTCTAGGCTCCCCAATCTCCGGTCCTTGACCTTTGGGGTGACCAAAAAAGCCCAGCCTGCGAAAGAAGCCAAGAAGAAAACATCGCAGATAGGTCTGTTACCGGAATTGGCGTTGGCAGGACATCGCGAACTGTTTGCGCTCTACTTGCTAGGCCAACTCAAAGAACCCAACTGGAAACAGCTCTTGCCAGTCTCGCTCCAGGTTTTGACTCTGTCGGGCTCGAAATTGGAGGCAGACATGATGGCCGAGTTGGGTGGTCTCCTGAAACACCTGAGGACGTTCAGGCTGTTGGGCAATTCTTTCCTGGGCACTAGTCTGAAGTTCGCCAGAGATGGGTTTCCGAGCCTCTTGAtcttgaagatttggaagctGCCTTGCCTTCGGGAGGTGATTGTTGAACAAGGAGCAATGCCACATCTCAGACTACTCGAGCTTAGGCACCTAAAGAGCTTGACAACTGTTGAAGATATCGAGGAgtgcaaggaattggagaataTAGATGTCACATCCGAAAGCGACACTCTTGTTAAAGAACTTAGGGGCAAAATAGGAGTGAAGACGAATCTGAATTTTGAAGAAGACATCGAGAGGTCGGAAGACGGTGACGACAG TGATGATGATAACAAGGCAACGGCTCCTTCTTGA
- the LOC104422706 gene encoding LOW QUALITY PROTEIN: cytochrome P450 94B3 (The sequence of the model RefSeq protein was modified relative to this genomic sequence to represent the inferred CDS: inserted 1 base in 1 codon): protein MMIFTFIALKTLGTAFFFTVLYFLHVLTANFFQQVFDISGHGPPTYPVIGCLISFYRNRRRLLDWYTQLLSQCPTNTIVVWRLGARRTIVTANPKNVQYILKSNFKNYPKGRPFTEILGDFLGHGIFNVDGALWRTQRKLVSHEFSTRSLREYVMSTLQEEVENRLLPVMQSVLTENKAVDLQDLLKRLTFDMICKVSLGTAYQPRSLDPTFPISPLAKAFDVSSEICARRGAATLSLSWKIKRLIRVGSERRLKEAVREVHGFVSRVIRDKIMEMNGTAASGNDDLLSSLIXAGHDERTIRDLMISFIMAGRETTSAAMTWLFWLLSRHPNIKQDLVTEVELVLKRRKDLDYESLKELKLLNACLLESMRLYPPVAWDSKHAVEDDVLPDGTIVKSGDRVTYFPYGMGRMEELWGKDCLEFRPNRWFLEPEKYGTGEIRKMCPYKYPVFQAGPRDCIGKEMAFIQMKYVVASILHRFDIEPVNQVRPVFVPFLTAHMAGGFPVRVRQRNISTHDGSEFVGLIGANAPHFKSSG from the exons ATGATGATCTTCACTTTCATTGCATTGAAGACTCTCGGTACCGCCTTCTTCTTCACCGTGCTCTACTTCCTTCATGTGCTCACGGCCAACTTCTTTCAACAAGTCTTCGATATCTCTGGCCACGGCCCGCCGACCTACCCTGTCATCGGGTGCTTGATATCCTTCTACAGGAACAGGCGCCGCCTTTTGGACTGGTACACCCAACTCCTGTCCCAATGCCCGACCAACACCATCGTCGTGTGGCGGCTTGGCGCCAGGCGCACCATCGTGACAGCAAACCCAAAGAATGTCCAGTACATCCTCAAGAGCAACTTCAAGAACTACCCAAAGGGCAGACCGTTCACTGAAATATTGGGAGATTTTCTTGGGCATGGCATTTTCAATGTGGATGGAGCGCTATGGCGAACTCAGCGCAAGCTCGTGAGCCATGAATTCAGCACCAGGTCGCTGCGGGAGTACGTGATGAGCACGTTGCAAGAGGAAGTCGAGAACCGGTTGTTGCCGGTCATGCAGTCCGTATTGACAGAAAACAAGGCAGTGGACTTGCAGGACCTCCTAAAGAGACTTACATTCGACATGATATGCAAGGTCTCATTGGGGACTGCTTATCAACCCCGTTCGTTGGATCCGACGTTTCCCATTTCTCCGCTGGCCAAAGCCTTCGACGTGTCATCGGAGATTTGTGCTCGTCGTGGGGCTGCCACTCTGTCTCTCTCGTGGaagatcaagagattgatcagaGTCGGGTCAGAGCGGAGGCTGAAGGAAGCGGTCCGAGAAGTCCACGGGTTTGTATCGCGAGTGATTAGGGACAAAATCATGGAAATGAATGGAACAGCAGCTTCTGGCAATGATGATCTTTTATCTAGCCTGA TTGCCGGGCATGACGAGAGAACGATAAGAGACCTTATGATAAGCTTCATAATGGCGGGAAGAGAGACGACTTCGGCCGCCATGACATGGCTTTTCTGGCTGCTTTCTCGGCATCCAAACATAAAGCAAGACTTGGTGACAGAAGTCGAGCTTGTattgaagagaagaaaagacttGGATTATGAATCGCTCAAGGAATTGAAGTTGTTGAATGCATGTCTCCTCGAGTCCATGAGGCTTTACCCGCCGGTGGCTTGGGACTCCAAGCATGCCGTCGAAGACGATGTTTTGCCTGACGGCACAATCGTGAAATCAGGAGATAGGGTGACCTATTTCCCGTATGGGATGGGGAGGATGGAAGAGCTGTGGGGGAAGGACTGCTTGGAGTTCAGACCGAACCGGTGGTTTCTCGAACCAGAGAAGTACGGGACCGGAGAAATCAGGAAGATGTGCCCGTACAAATACCCGGTTTTTCAGGCGGGGCCGAGGGATTGCATAGGGAAGGAGATGGCTTTTATTCAGATGAAGTACGTGGTAGCTTCGATTCTGCATCGGTTCGACATCGAACCGGTCAATCAAGTCCGTCCAGTTTTCGTGCCATTCTTGACGGCTCACATGGCCGGCGGCTTCCCAGTCAGGGTTCGCCAAAGAAACATTTCTACTCACGATGGTAGTGAATTTGTCGGATTGATCGGAGCAAACGCTCCCCATTTTAAATCATCAGGTTAA
- the LOC104422705 gene encoding F-box/kelch-repeat protein At3g27150 yields the protein MSKGKGLDGEEERANMEDSDGEAKRKLEKKSSPSSSGIGCSSVVEPQDADYNTPSLSDELEVLILARVPRSLYGKFSTVNKRFLSLIKSGEIFKIRGEIGLKEPSVFMLASGETSWWAFDPQSESCRNLPILPSDTCFAAGDKETFCAGTHLMVSGKEIDGLVIWRYELAKNEWFKGDSMKNPRCLFASATCGNYAFVAGGIDTGSNKVLNSAEKYDPETKSWDWLPMMHQKRKMCSGCYMDKKFYVIGGKNEEEESLTCAEAFDESQNKWEIIPDMLSDMPISTFQSPPLLAVVNDELYTLETSSNELKVYIKSSNSWKRLGPVPIRADFNKGWGVAFKSLGSKLLVIGASSASNTGHGMTILTCYPDPDTEELQWTPLDCGKNSSSHFIWNCCVMMA from the coding sequence ATGTCCAAAGGAAAGGGCTTGgatggtgaagaagaaagagccaACATGGAGGATTCAGATGGGGAGGCTAAAaggaaattggagaaaaaatcaTCTCCTAGTTCCAGTGGGATTGGTTGTTCCTCAGTTGTGGAACCTCAGGATGCAGATTACAACACTCCATCGCTCAGCGACGAGTTAGAGGTCTTGATACTGGCTAGGGTGCCTCGATCTTTATACGGGAAATTTTCCACCGTCAACAAACGGTTCTTATCTTTAATTAAGAGCGGAGAGATCTTCAAAATCAGGGGGGAGATTGGATTGAAAGAGCCGTCTGTGTTTATGTTGGCGAGCGGGGAAACTAGTTGGTGGGCATTCGATCCGCAGTCCGAATCTTGTCGGAATCTTCCTATTTTGCCCTCCGACACTTGCTTTGCCGCCGGAGACAAGGAAACATTTTGTGCAGGTACTCACCTCATGGTCTCGGGCAAAGAGATCGATGGCCTTGTGATTTGGAGGTATGAATTGGCTAAAAATGAGTGGTTCAAGGGCGACTCCATGAAGAACCCGAGGTGCTTGTTCGCTTCTGCCACTTGTGGTAACTATGCTTTTGTAGCCGGTGGGATCGATACGGGCAGCAATAAGGTTCTTAATTCTGCTGAGAAGTATGATCCCGAGACTAAGTCGTGGGATTGGCTTCCCATGATGCATCAAAAGAGGAAGATGTGCTCCGGTTGTTACATGGACAAGAAATTCTACGTGATCGGAGGCAAgaatgaggaggaagagagcctCACGTGCGCAGAAGCTTTCGACGAGAGCCAAAACAAGTGGGAAATCATCCCCGACATGTTGTCAGACATGCCCATCTCGACCTTCCAATCTCCACCCCTCCTTGCCGTTGTGAACGACGAGCTTTACACTCTCGAGACTTCGTCGAACGAGCTGAAGGTGTATATCAAGAGCAGCAACTCTTGGAAGAGGCTGGGGCCGGTTCCTATAAGGGCTGATTTCAACAAAGGATGGGGCGTCGCGTTCAAATCTCTGGGCAGCAAGTTGCTGGTGATAGGCGCATCCTCGGCTTCGAACACCGGCCATGGCATGACCATCCTCACTTGCTACCCCGATCCAGACACTGAGGAACTGCAGTGGACGCCTCTTGATTGTGGCAAGAACAGTTCCAGTCACTTTATCTGGAATTGTTGTGTAATGATGGCTTGA
- the LOC104422707 gene encoding ATPase family AAA domain-containing protein FIGL1 — protein MAKSEEEQKACWRKEVDEKLNRLHSLLFGADLALDRRDFSAAQIFSLRLLGFLDSQTRADADAAFIRPIRREASAKLDAARRALTPDSDRRAFQLADRAPGSVFGMKGGIDMDKLKQSAYFQTLLQHSKGDSKQMDDQSDRKDKFDKTAKNLKQAKLSSLYGNNLNRQNNAPCKNYLSSRSNNSEDCVILDKPHPICSHPKSTILSPFPKVEEERFHDNALGAKRVHMEISSPGNDIGKLPSNDEESNGDVAANGFVTARAKLEMEARQRHGLAGSPRASLSPQSDSTGRGYGGRSYGSLRRGVRGNFIPPIRSNGNSMGNVTSRVAGGKSDDGIDDSTKRCLEMLCGPDGELPEKLRNLEPRLIEHISNEIMDRDPNVRWDDIAGLEHAKKCVTEMVIWPLLRPDIFKGCRSPGRGLLLFGPPGTGKTMIGKAIAGEAKATFFYISASSLTSKWIGEGEKLVRALFGVAHCRQPAVIFVDEIDSLLSQRKSEGEHESSRRLKTQFLIEMEGFDSGSEQILLIGATNRPQELDEAARRRLTKRLYIPLPSSEARAWIARNLLEKDGLFKLSSEDINTICNFTKGYSGSDMKNLVKDASMGPLREALRQGIEITKLRKEDMRPVTLQDFENALQEVRPSVSMNELGIYEEWNKQFGSLSL, from the exons ATGGCGAAATCCGAGGAGGAGCAGAAAGCGTGCTGGAGAAAGGAGGTGGACGAGAAGCTGAACCGCCTCCACTCCCTCCTCTTCGGCGCCGACCTCGCGCTGGACCGCCGCGACTTCTCCGCCGCTCAGATTTTCTCGCTCCGCCTCCTCGGCTTCCTCGACTCCCAGACTCgggccgacgccgacgccgccttCATCCGCCCCATCCGCCGCGAGGCCTCCGCGAAGCTCGACGCTGCTCGCCGGGCCCTCACTCCCGACTCCGATCG TCGAGCATTCCAATTGGCAGACAGAGCTCCTGGTAGTGTTTTTGGCATGAAGGGTGGCATTGACATGGATAAATTAAAGCAGTCGGCATACTTTCAAACTCTTCTTCAGCATTCCAAGGGGGATTCCAAACAAATG GATGACCAATCAGATAGGAAGGACAAGTTCGATAAGACAGCCAAAAATCTGAAACAAGCAAAGTTGTCGTCTTTGTATGGAAACAACCTTAATAGACAAAACAACGCCCCCTGCAAGAATTATCTGAGTTCCAGGAGTAATAACTCTGAGGACTGTGTTATTTTAGATAAGCCCCATCCTATTTGCAGCCATCCCAAGAGTACTATTCTCTCACCATTtccaaaggttgaagaagagagaTTTCACGATAATGCTTTAGGGGCAAAGCGTGTTCACATGGAAATAAGTAGCCCTGGCAATGATATTGGGAAGTTGCCATCAAATGATGAAGAATCTAATGGTGATGTGGCAGCCAATGGATTTGTGACTGCAAGAGCCAAATTG GAAATGGAGGCAAGGCAAAGGCATGGTTTGGCAGGATCACCTAGAGCTTCTCTGTCTCCTCAAAGTGATTCCACTGGTAGGGGCTATGGAGGGAGATCATATGGTTCCTTAAGGCGCGGTGTTCGGGGTAACTTTATTCCCCCCATCAGATCCAATGGAAACAGCATGGGAAATGTGACTTCACGAGTTGCGGGAGGAAAgtctgatgatggaatagatGACTCCACGAAGAGATG TTTGGAAATGCTCTGTGGTCCTGATGGAGAGCTTCcagaaaaattgaggaacttaGAACCTCGTCTCATTGAACATATTAGTAATGAGATTATGGATCGGGATCCTAATGTTCGCTGGGATGATATAG CGGGACTGGAACATGCTAAAAAGTGTGTCACAGAAATGGTCATATGGCCTTTATTGCGTCCTGACATTTTTAAAGGCTGTCGTTCTCCGGGAAGAGGTCTTCTTCTGTTTGGTCCTCCG GGCACAGGGAAGACAATGATTGGCAAAGCTATAGCTGGAGAGGCAAAAGCAACTTTCTTTTACATATCTGCCAGTTCATTAACAAGCAAATGG aTCGGTGAAGGCGAAAAACTGGTACGAGCGCTTTTTGGAGTTGCGCATTGTCGCCAGCCTGCTGTGATATTTGTTGATGAAATagattctcttctttctcaG CGGAAGTCGGAAGGGGAACATGAATCAAGCAGGCGCCTCAAGACACAGTTCCTCATCGAAATGGAAGGCTTTGATAGCGGCAGTGAGCAAATTCTTCTAATAG GCGCAACAAACAGACCTCAAGAACTTGATGAAGCAGCACGGAGGAGACTAACGAAAAGACTCTATATCCCCCTACCTTCATCGG aaGCAAGGGCTTGGATTGCACGTAATTTACTAGAGAAGGATGGTCTCTTCAAGCTTTCAAGTGAGGATATCAATACCATATGCAACTTCACCAAGG GGTATTCAGGATCAGACATGAAGAATTTGGTAAAAGACGCATCTATGGGTCCCCTGAGAGAGGCCCTAAGACAGGGCATAGAAATCACGAAGCTGAGAAAGGAGGATATGCGTCCAGTAACTCTTCAG GACTTTGAGAACGCATTGCAAGAGGTTAGGCCCTCTGTTTCTATGAACGAACTTGGCATCTATGAAGAATGGAACAAGCAATTTGGGAGCCTTTCGCTTTAG
- the LOC104422708 gene encoding SWI/SNF complex component SNF12 homolog, with product MSMNNNSNPSRNLPASSSPFGNAAILNSAMPTNPGFGQAQGQGGPGFQAAQFQLSQAQAIAQAQAKAQAHAQAQMQGVNPQFQAQLQASLSQMGGLGNLGSSSPSMSTPGSGGMKRLPQKPPMRPPGVSMNTMISPLKQMELASAARKKKQKVPEKQLQDRVAAILPESALYTQLLEFESRVDAALARKKTDIQEALKNPPCIQKTLRIYVFNTFANQIRTIPQKPNAEPPTWTLKIIGRILEEGVDPDQPGVVQKSSPLYPKFSSFFKRVTISLDQRLYPENPVIVWENSRSSAPQEGFEVKRKGDKEFTVTIRLEMNYVPEKFKLSPALMEVLGIEVETRPRIITAIWHYVKARKLQNPNDPSFFNCDPPLQKVFGEEKTKFTTVSQKISNHLSSPQPIHLEHKIKLSGNNPAGTACYDVLVDVPIPIQRELSVLLANVEKNKEIDACDEAIYSAIRKIHEHRKRRAFFLGFSQSPVEFINALIESQSKDLKLLSGEASRSAEKERRSDFFNQPWVEDAVIRYLNRKPATGSDAHPST from the exons ATGTCCATGAATAACAATAGTAACCCGTCTAGAAACCTTCCGgcttcttcatctccttttgGAAATGCTGCCATCTTGAACTCGGCTATGCCGACAAACCCAGGGTTCGGGCAAGCGCAGGGTCAAGGTGGGCCCGGGTTTCAAGCAGCGCAGTTTCAGCTGTCACAAGCGCAAGCCATCGCTCAGGCGCAGGCGAAGGCACAGGCTCATGCGCAGGCTCAAATGCAAGGGGTGAACCCCCAGTTCCAGGCGCAGCTGCAAGCTTCCCTCAGTCAGATGGGGGGCCTTGGGAATTTGGGTTCGTCTTCGCCCTCCATGTCCACGCCTGGAAGTGGCGGCATGAAGCGTTTGCCTCAAAAACCCCCAATGCGACCTCCTGGAGTCTCTATGAACACCATGATTTCACCattgaaacaaatggagcttgCTTCAGCTGCTCgcaagaagaagcagaaggtCCCTGAGAAGCAGCTACAAGACAGAGTGGCAGCAATTCTTCCCGAGTCTGCATTGTACACACAGCTCCTTGAGTTCGAGTCTCGCGTTGATGCTGCTCTTGCGAGAAAGAAGACTGACATACAGGAAGCCCTGAAGAACCCTCCATGCATTCAGAAAACACTTAGGATTTATGTCTTCAATACATTTGCCAACCAGATTCGCACAATACCTCAGAAGCCAAATGCTGAGCCACCTACTTGGACCCTTAAGATAATTGGGAGGATCTTGGAGGAAGGGGTGGATCCTGATCAGCCTGGAGTAGTTCAGAAATCAAGCCCTTTATACccaaagttttcatctttcttcaagAGAGTAACCATTTCTTTGGACCAGCGACTTTATCCTGAAAACCCTGTGATTGTTTGGGAGAACTCTAGATCATCTGCTCCTCAAGAGGGATTTGAGGTGAAGCGGAAAGGGGATAAAGAATTTACAGTGACTATCCGGTTGGAAATGAATTATGTGCCTGAGAAATTCAAGCTGTCGCCAGCTTTGATGGAAGTTCTTGGCATCGAAGTTGAGACTAGACCAAGAATTATTACTGCAATCTGGCATTATGTGAAGGCCAGGAAATTGCAGAACCCAAATGATCCCTCATTTTTTAACTGTGACCCGCCTCTTCAGAAAGTGTTTGGGGAAGAGAAGACGAAATTTACTACGGTTTCTCAGAAGATCTCCAATCATTTATCTTCACCACAGCCGATACATTTGGAGCACAAAATCAAGCTTTCAGGAAATAATCCAGCTGGAACTGCATGCTATGATGTGCTGGTTGATGTGCCCATTCCCATTCAGAGGGAGCTGTCTGTGCTGTTAGCGAATGTGGAGAAGAACAAAGAGATTGATGCCTGTGATGAGGCAATATATTCTGCAATACGAAAAATTCACGAGCACCGGAAGAGACGGGCGTTTTTCCTTGGCTTTAGTCAATCTCCTGTGGAATTTATTAATGCCCTCATTGAATCTCAAAGCAAAGACCTAAAGCTACTTTCTGGAGAAGCTAGCCGTAGTGCTGAAAAGGAGCGTCGATCTGATTTCTTCAATCAGCCATG gGTGGAAGATGCTGTTATTCGGTACTTGAATCGcaaaccagcaactggaagtgATGCTCATCCAAGTACTTAA